From one Mustela nigripes isolate SB6536 chromosome 16, MUSNIG.SB6536, whole genome shotgun sequence genomic stretch:
- the RFFL gene encoding E3 ubiquitin-protein ligase rififylin isoform X2: MAEETESDFIMWATCCNWFCLDGQPEEAPPAQGARTQAYSNPGYSSFPSPTGSEPSCKACGAHFANMARKQTCLDCKKNFCMTCSSQVGNGPRLCLLCQRVRATAFQREELMKMKVKDLRDYLSLHDVSTEMCWEKEELVLLVLGQQPVISQEGRTRAPTLSPDFPEHQAFRTQPQASTVPPTSARLPSSPAQATSVFPAQAQESQQANGHVSQDQEEPVYLESTARAPAEEETQSVDSEDSFVPGRRASLSDLTDLEDIEGLTVRQLKEILARNFVNYKGCCEKWELMERVTRLYKDQKGLQHLVCGAEDQNGGAVPPSVEENLCRICMDSPIDCVLLECGHMVTCTKCGKRMNECPICRQYVIRAVHVFRS, translated from the exons ATTTTATCATGTGGGCAACCTGCTGCAACTGGTTCTGCTTGGATGGACAGCCTGAGGAGGCCCCACCGGCACAGGGAGCCAGGACACAGGCCTACTCCAACCCTGGGTAcagctccttcccttccccaacgGGCTCGGAACCAAGCTGCAAGGCCTGTGGGGCCCACTTCGCAAACATGGCCAGGAAG CAGACCTGCCTCGACTGCAAGAAAAATTTCTGCATGACCTGTTCGAGCCAAGTGGGGAACGGGCCccgcctctgcctcctctgccagCGAGTCCGAGCCACGGCCTTTCAGCGGGAGGAGCTCATGAAGATGAAGGTGAAGGACCTGAGGGACTATCTCAGCCTCCATGACGTCTCTACCGAAATGTGCTGGGAGAAAGAGGAGCTGGTGCTCCTGGTGCTTGGTCAGCAGCCTGTAATCTCTCAGGAGGGCAGGACTCGCGCCCCCACCCTGTCCCCGGACTTCCCCGAGCACCAGGCCTTCCGGACGCAGCCTCAGGCCAGCACAGTACCTCCTACCTCGGCGAGACTCCCCTCTTCGCCTGCACAAGCCACCTCTGTGTTCCCCGCCCAGGCTCAGGAAAGCCAGCAG GCCAATGGCCATGTGTCTCAGGACCAAGAGGAACCTGTCTACCTGGAGAGCACAGCCAGAGCACCTGCTGAGGAGGAGACCCAG TCTGTCGACTCAGAGGACAGCTTCGTCCCGGGCCGGAGGGCCTCCCTGTCTGACCTGACCGACCTGGAGGACATCGAAGGTCTGACCGTGCGGCAGCTGAAAGAGATCCTGGCGCGCAACTTCGTCAACTACAAGGGCTGCTGCGAGAAGTGGGAGCTGATGGAGAGGGTGACGAGGCTGTACAAGGACCAGAAGGGGCTCCAGCACCTGG tgtGTGGTGCTGAAGACCAAAACG gTGGAGCAGTGCCGCCCAGCGTGGAGGAGAACCTGTGCAGGATCTGCATGGACTCGCCCATTGACTGTGTCTTGCTGGAGTGCGGTCACATGGTCACCTGCACCAAGTGCGGCAAGCGCATGAATGAGTGTCCCATCTGTCGGCAGTATGTGATCCGAGCCGTGCACGTCTTCAGATCCTGA
- the RFFL gene encoding E3 ubiquitin-protein ligase rififylin isoform X4, translated as MEKRERRRGGQSGDFIMWATCCNWFCLDGQPEEAPPAQGARTQAYSNPGYSSFPSPTGSEPSCKACGAHFANMARKQTCLDCKKNFCMTCSSQVGNGPRLCLLCQRVRATAFQREELMKMKVKDLRDYLSLHDVSTEMCWEKEELVLLVLGQQPVISQEGRTRAPTLSPDFPEHQAFRTQPQASTVPPTSARLPSSPAQATSVFPAQAQESQQSVDSEDSFVPGRRASLSDLTDLEDIEGLTVRQLKEILARNFVNYKGCCEKWELMERVTRLYKDQKGLQHLVCGAEDQNGGAVPPSVEENLCRICMDSPIDCVLLECGHMVTCTKCGKRMNECPICRQYVIRAVHVFRS; from the exons ATTTTATCATGTGGGCAACCTGCTGCAACTGGTTCTGCTTGGATGGACAGCCTGAGGAGGCCCCACCGGCACAGGGAGCCAGGACACAGGCCTACTCCAACCCTGGGTAcagctccttcccttccccaacgGGCTCGGAACCAAGCTGCAAGGCCTGTGGGGCCCACTTCGCAAACATGGCCAGGAAG CAGACCTGCCTCGACTGCAAGAAAAATTTCTGCATGACCTGTTCGAGCCAAGTGGGGAACGGGCCccgcctctgcctcctctgccagCGAGTCCGAGCCACGGCCTTTCAGCGGGAGGAGCTCATGAAGATGAAGGTGAAGGACCTGAGGGACTATCTCAGCCTCCATGACGTCTCTACCGAAATGTGCTGGGAGAAAGAGGAGCTGGTGCTCCTGGTGCTTGGTCAGCAGCCTGTAATCTCTCAGGAGGGCAGGACTCGCGCCCCCACCCTGTCCCCGGACTTCCCCGAGCACCAGGCCTTCCGGACGCAGCCTCAGGCCAGCACAGTACCTCCTACCTCGGCGAGACTCCCCTCTTCGCCTGCACAAGCCACCTCTGTGTTCCCCGCCCAGGCTCAGGAAAGCCAGCAG TCTGTCGACTCAGAGGACAGCTTCGTCCCGGGCCGGAGGGCCTCCCTGTCTGACCTGACCGACCTGGAGGACATCGAAGGTCTGACCGTGCGGCAGCTGAAAGAGATCCTGGCGCGCAACTTCGTCAACTACAAGGGCTGCTGCGAGAAGTGGGAGCTGATGGAGAGGGTGACGAGGCTGTACAAGGACCAGAAGGGGCTCCAGCACCTGG tgtGTGGTGCTGAAGACCAAAACG gTGGAGCAGTGCCGCCCAGCGTGGAGGAGAACCTGTGCAGGATCTGCATGGACTCGCCCATTGACTGTGTCTTGCTGGAGTGCGGTCACATGGTCACCTGCACCAAGTGCGGCAAGCGCATGAATGAGTGTCCCATCTGTCGGCAGTATGTGATCCGAGCCGTGCACGTCTTCAGATCCTGA
- the RFFL gene encoding E3 ubiquitin-protein ligase rififylin isoform X1, producing the protein MEKRERRRGGQSGDFIMWATCCNWFCLDGQPEEAPPAQGARTQAYSNPGYSSFPSPTGSEPSCKACGAHFANMARKQTCLDCKKNFCMTCSSQVGNGPRLCLLCQRVRATAFQREELMKMKVKDLRDYLSLHDVSTEMCWEKEELVLLVLGQQPVISQEGRTRAPTLSPDFPEHQAFRTQPQASTVPPTSARLPSSPAQATSVFPAQAQESQQANGHVSQDQEEPVYLESTARAPAEEETQSVDSEDSFVPGRRASLSDLTDLEDIEGLTVRQLKEILARNFVNYKGCCEKWELMERVTRLYKDQKGLQHLVCGAEDQNGGAVPPSVEENLCRICMDSPIDCVLLECGHMVTCTKCGKRMNECPICRQYVIRAVHVFRS; encoded by the exons ATTTTATCATGTGGGCAACCTGCTGCAACTGGTTCTGCTTGGATGGACAGCCTGAGGAGGCCCCACCGGCACAGGGAGCCAGGACACAGGCCTACTCCAACCCTGGGTAcagctccttcccttccccaacgGGCTCGGAACCAAGCTGCAAGGCCTGTGGGGCCCACTTCGCAAACATGGCCAGGAAG CAGACCTGCCTCGACTGCAAGAAAAATTTCTGCATGACCTGTTCGAGCCAAGTGGGGAACGGGCCccgcctctgcctcctctgccagCGAGTCCGAGCCACGGCCTTTCAGCGGGAGGAGCTCATGAAGATGAAGGTGAAGGACCTGAGGGACTATCTCAGCCTCCATGACGTCTCTACCGAAATGTGCTGGGAGAAAGAGGAGCTGGTGCTCCTGGTGCTTGGTCAGCAGCCTGTAATCTCTCAGGAGGGCAGGACTCGCGCCCCCACCCTGTCCCCGGACTTCCCCGAGCACCAGGCCTTCCGGACGCAGCCTCAGGCCAGCACAGTACCTCCTACCTCGGCGAGACTCCCCTCTTCGCCTGCACAAGCCACCTCTGTGTTCCCCGCCCAGGCTCAGGAAAGCCAGCAG GCCAATGGCCATGTGTCTCAGGACCAAGAGGAACCTGTCTACCTGGAGAGCACAGCCAGAGCACCTGCTGAGGAGGAGACCCAG TCTGTCGACTCAGAGGACAGCTTCGTCCCGGGCCGGAGGGCCTCCCTGTCTGACCTGACCGACCTGGAGGACATCGAAGGTCTGACCGTGCGGCAGCTGAAAGAGATCCTGGCGCGCAACTTCGTCAACTACAAGGGCTGCTGCGAGAAGTGGGAGCTGATGGAGAGGGTGACGAGGCTGTACAAGGACCAGAAGGGGCTCCAGCACCTGG tgtGTGGTGCTGAAGACCAAAACG gTGGAGCAGTGCCGCCCAGCGTGGAGGAGAACCTGTGCAGGATCTGCATGGACTCGCCCATTGACTGTGTCTTGCTGGAGTGCGGTCACATGGTCACCTGCACCAAGTGCGGCAAGCGCATGAATGAGTGTCCCATCTGTCGGCAGTATGTGATCCGAGCCGTGCACGTCTTCAGATCCTGA
- the RFFL gene encoding E3 ubiquitin-protein ligase rififylin isoform X3, translating to MWATCCNWFCLDGQPEEAPPAQGARTQAYSNPGYSSFPSPTGSEPSCKACGAHFANMARKQTCLDCKKNFCMTCSSQVGNGPRLCLLCQRVRATAFQREELMKMKVKDLRDYLSLHDVSTEMCWEKEELVLLVLGQQPVISQEGRTRAPTLSPDFPEHQAFRTQPQASTVPPTSARLPSSPAQATSVFPAQAQESQQANGHVSQDQEEPVYLESTARAPAEEETQSVDSEDSFVPGRRASLSDLTDLEDIEGLTVRQLKEILARNFVNYKGCCEKWELMERVTRLYKDQKGLQHLVCGAEDQNGGAVPPSVEENLCRICMDSPIDCVLLECGHMVTCTKCGKRMNECPICRQYVIRAVHVFRS from the exons ATGTGGGCAACCTGCTGCAACTGGTTCTGCTTGGATGGACAGCCTGAGGAGGCCCCACCGGCACAGGGAGCCAGGACACAGGCCTACTCCAACCCTGGGTAcagctccttcccttccccaacgGGCTCGGAACCAAGCTGCAAGGCCTGTGGGGCCCACTTCGCAAACATGGCCAGGAAG CAGACCTGCCTCGACTGCAAGAAAAATTTCTGCATGACCTGTTCGAGCCAAGTGGGGAACGGGCCccgcctctgcctcctctgccagCGAGTCCGAGCCACGGCCTTTCAGCGGGAGGAGCTCATGAAGATGAAGGTGAAGGACCTGAGGGACTATCTCAGCCTCCATGACGTCTCTACCGAAATGTGCTGGGAGAAAGAGGAGCTGGTGCTCCTGGTGCTTGGTCAGCAGCCTGTAATCTCTCAGGAGGGCAGGACTCGCGCCCCCACCCTGTCCCCGGACTTCCCCGAGCACCAGGCCTTCCGGACGCAGCCTCAGGCCAGCACAGTACCTCCTACCTCGGCGAGACTCCCCTCTTCGCCTGCACAAGCCACCTCTGTGTTCCCCGCCCAGGCTCAGGAAAGCCAGCAG GCCAATGGCCATGTGTCTCAGGACCAAGAGGAACCTGTCTACCTGGAGAGCACAGCCAGAGCACCTGCTGAGGAGGAGACCCAG TCTGTCGACTCAGAGGACAGCTTCGTCCCGGGCCGGAGGGCCTCCCTGTCTGACCTGACCGACCTGGAGGACATCGAAGGTCTGACCGTGCGGCAGCTGAAAGAGATCCTGGCGCGCAACTTCGTCAACTACAAGGGCTGCTGCGAGAAGTGGGAGCTGATGGAGAGGGTGACGAGGCTGTACAAGGACCAGAAGGGGCTCCAGCACCTGG tgtGTGGTGCTGAAGACCAAAACG gTGGAGCAGTGCCGCCCAGCGTGGAGGAGAACCTGTGCAGGATCTGCATGGACTCGCCCATTGACTGTGTCTTGCTGGAGTGCGGTCACATGGTCACCTGCACCAAGTGCGGCAAGCGCATGAATGAGTGTCCCATCTGTCGGCAGTATGTGATCCGAGCCGTGCACGTCTTCAGATCCTGA